From Gemmatimonadaceae bacterium:
GGGATCGCGATGCGCCGCACCGAGAGGAGGTCGTCGAGCGAAAAATGCAGCCCGACGCCGAACATCAGCAGGATGACGCCAAGCTCGGCCAACTGCTGAGCGAGATTCACGTCGGCGACGAGTCCCGGCGTTGCCGGCCCGAGCAGCACACCCGCGACGAGGTAGCCGACGAGCGGCGGCAGTTTGACTCGCGTCGCGGCGTAGCCGAGAACGAGCGCCAAACCGAACGCGGCAACCATTGTCGTGATCAGCGTTGCGCCGTGTTCCATTCCTGAATGTGCAAGTCGCCTTACATCTCTGTAAATCCAGCGCGCCGCGATTGTGTGAGGAGCGCTGCTCGATAGTCTTTGGGCCGATCTTAATCTTGGTCGTCGCCGACCGCCACGCGAAGACACCGATGGACGAACGCGTCGCCGCCGCCGCGCTCCGGCAGGTCTTCGCCGACGTCACTGCCCAGGGCTCTTGGGATGGCGTCGAGCAGAATGACGCCGCGCGCTCGGCCGTGAGAACCTTCGTGGAGGACGCGCGCGCCAACGGCATGCGCGTCGAAGACGTGATCGTCGAGGCCGTCGCGATCACCGGCGCCGCGTCGAGCAACGTTCGCGATCCCCAGCTCGAGCAGATCGTGCGATGGGTGGTCGCGGACTTTTTCTCGGGAGGGCTGGACCAGATCTGATCGTCCTGGCCCCGGCGGATGAAAACGAAACGCCCGGAGCAATCGGCTCCGGGCGTTTCGTCACCCCTCGACTGTGACCGCCAACGAACTACGGGAACCACACCAGACCCAGGTGCACGCGCGCCGTCTGTGCATTCACCGACGTGCCGGGAGCGCCGACGACGACGTTGTCCACCTGGAACTTGTCGAAGTTGCCGACCGACCAGCTCGCGGCCGCCGACAACGCCGCGGCTCGTGTGAAGTACGCGTTGAATCCCAAGCCGAGCGTCGCCCCGCCGCCGCTGCCCGTGTAAGTCACACCACCAGCGGTCGTCGACACCGCGCGACCCGTCGCGCCCACCTGGAGGAACGGAACGAGCGCGTGCGCGCCGCTGCGGAAGTGAATGCGGGCGCCGAGGTCCGCGTGCGCGAGCGAATACGTGCCGCCGCCCGTGGCGTTCATTACCGCATCGCTCACGTCGGTATACAGCGACCAACGCTTGCTGAAGCCGTAACCGAGCACGAGACCACCGCCCCCGCCTGACTCCGCGGTGCTGCCGCTGACGTTGGTCTGGATGCCGCTGCCTTCCACACCGAGTCCGAGGAAGAAACCCTTCGAGCGCGAGCGTTCCATCGAGGAAGACCGCGCCGGCGCCGGACGACGCGACGTTTCGGCCTTCGCCACCGAGTCGCGCGCCGGCACCATGACCGGAGCGAGCGCCGCGGGTGTCGGAGCGGGGACCGGGATCGCAACCGGCGCGTCAGCCTGCGCAGCGGCCGGAGCCGACGACTTCACCGGAGCAGGCATCGGCGCGGGCGCTGGTTGGGCCGGCGCTGAGCGCACCGGCGCAGGAGCAGGGGCCGGCGCCTTGTCGACGATGCTTGGTGCCGTTTCGCCGTCCGAAACGGTCGTCACGGTGGTCACCGCGCGGCTCACCATCGCGTCGGCGCGGCGAAGGTCGATCGCCGACATGTCTTCGCGGACGATGACCGGCATGTTCCACAAGTAGCGCATCCCCTTCCACTGCGTCGGCATCAGCGAGACGACGCGGTACTGGCCTGGGGGAAGCAGCACGACGGCCGAGCCGGATTTGTCCGTGACGGCGATCGCCGTGTCACGCGCCGAGCGGGTGAATCCGAGCGGCAGACCGGCGACCGGATGGTACATCGTCTTATCGTCGGAGAGCGTCACGAACACCTGCACGACGACACGTCCGTTCACGGTCGTTCCCGTCGTGCCGACGGCCTGCGCGTGCACTGGTTGCGACGCGACCGCGGCCGAGAGCGAAAGAACTGCGGAAAGCGCACAACGTCGGATCATAGTTGGCTCCATCACGAGTCCATGTAGGCAGAGTTGCACGCTTGAAGTAGCGGCACTTTTCCCGCAGGACTTGAGTGCGATGGATCACAATTGCCTCACGATTCGGCGCGTGTGAGGCGCGGCACCGACGCGGCGAGCCGATGCGCCCGGCGCCTTACAGCATGGGGAACAGCGCGGCGGCCGTTTCCGCGACGTCGAATGGTTTCTGAATCACCGTCACATGGCGGTAGCGATCGGGAATCGTCGTCTCGTATCCGGTCGCGAACACGAACGGCACGCCCCTCGCGATCAGATCGTCGGCGACCGCGTAGGCGCGGACCCCGCGCAGATCGATGTCGAGCAACGCGCCGTCGATTTGCGCGTTCGACTCGATCAGCTTCAGCGCCTGCTCCACCGTCGCCGCCGGCCCGATGATCTCGGCGCCGCACGTTCGCAGACATCGCGACAGCGCTTCGGCGACGATGTGCTCGTCCTCGATGACGAGAATATGACGGCCCTCTAATGCTGGAAGATGCACGTTCACGTTGGCTCCGGATTCAGCGCGATGGACACGACGCAACGGACGGCGTCGTCCTCGATCTCGAGTCGTGTCCGCGCGTCGAGTTGATAAGGAAGCGCCTTTTCGATCAGGGTTCGCCCAAGTCCGGCCCGCTCGGTTTGCGCGCCGCGCGGCGCGATGCCGGTCTCCTCCCAACGAAGCACGAGACGCCGCTCGTCGGGGCTGGCCGCGACAGTCCAGCTCACACACAACCGACCCGTCGCCGACGCCATCCGCAGCGCGCCGTGCTTGCGCGCGTTGGTGGCCAGCTCGTGCAGTCCGAGCGCGAGGATCTGCACCGACCTGTTCGGCAGCGGTACATCCGGGCCGTCGACGATGACACGGGCGCCGTCGGGCTCGGCGCCCAGCGCGCGCAACTCCAGTGCGACCAGCTCGTGAATCGTCACCGGCGTCGACTCCCCGCGCGACAACAACCCCTGCACGCGCGACAGCGTCGCGAGACGTTGTCGAAATGCACCGCCGAAGTCGTCGAGCGAATCGGACGATGCGAGCGTCTGCTCGGCGAGACCATCCACCACCGCGAGCAGGTTGCGCGTTCGGTGTTGCAACTCGGCGATCAGCGTGA
This genomic window contains:
- a CDS encoding outer membrane beta-barrel protein translates to MIRRCALSAVLSLSAAVASQPVHAQAVGTTGTTVNGRVVVQVFVTLSDDKTMYHPVAGLPLGFTRSARDTAIAVTDKSGSAVVLLPPGQYRVVSLMPTQWKGMRYLWNMPVIVREDMSAIDLRRADAMVSRAVTTVTTVSDGETAPSIVDKAPAPAPAPVRSAPAQPAPAPMPAPVKSSAPAAAQADAPVAIPVPAPTPAALAPVMVPARDSVAKAETSRRPAPARSSSMERSRSKGFFLGLGVEGSGIQTNVSGSTAESGGGGGLVLGYGFSKRWSLYTDVSDAVMNATGGGTYSLAHADLGARIHFRSGAHALVPFLQVGATGRAVSTTAGGVTYTGSGGGATLGLGFNAYFTRAAALSAAASWSVGNFDKFQVDNVVVGAPGTSVNAQTARVHLGLVWFP
- a CDS encoding response regulator, whose amino-acid sequence is MNVHLPALEGRHILVIEDEHIVAEALSRCLRTCGAEIIGPAATVEQALKLIESNAQIDGALLDIDLRGVRAYAVADDLIARGVPFVFATGYETTIPDRYRHVTVIQKPFDVAETAAALFPML